One Hermetia illucens chromosome 4, iHerIll2.2.curated.20191125, whole genome shotgun sequence DNA segment encodes these proteins:
- the LOC119655368 gene encoding band 7 protein AGAP004871-like isoform X3 encodes MGGNYRSYCGAEDENMGCIEVLATLVSIIVMVITFPISIFICFKVVSEFERAVIFRMGRLRSGGARGPGVFFVLPCVDDYCKVDLRTVSFDVPPQEVLSKDSVTVSVDAVVYYRISDPLKAVIQVANYSHSTRLLAATTLRNVLGTRNLSELLTEREAISHTMQVSLDEATDPWGVKVERVEIKDVSLPTALQRAMAAEAEAAREARAKVIAAEGEMKSARALKEASEVISESPSALQLRYLQTLNSISAEKNSTIIFPLPMELLSPFLNKAQK; translated from the exons CCGAAGATGAGAACATGGGATGCATTGAGGTCCTTGCGACCCTGGTTTCAATTATAGTCATGGTCATTACTTTCCCAATTTCAATATTCATCTGCTTCAAAGTAGTATCGGAATTTGAACGAGCAGTCATATTTCGTATGGGACGCCTAAG GAGTGGCGGTGCACGAGGTCCCGGAGTATTCTTTGTCTTGCCTTGTGTCGACGACTACTGCAAAGTAGATTTACGAACAGTGTCTTTTGATGTCCCTCCACAAGAAGTCTTATCCAAGGACTCAGTTACAGTCTCTGTCGATGCAGTTGTCTATTATCGTATTAGTGATCCTTTGAAGGCGGTGATTCAAGTTGCTAATTATAGTCACTCTACTAGATTGTTAGCAGCGACCACTCTACGAAATGTTTTAGGTACAAGGAATCTGTCAGAGCTGCTTACTGAGAGGGAAGCGATCTCTCATACTATGCAAGTTTCACTAGATGAGGCAACAGATCCGTGGGGAGTGAAAGTTGAACGTGTTGAAAT AAAGGACGTGTCACTTCCAACTGCGCTTCAGCGTGCAATGGCTGCTGAAGCTGAAGCAGCTCGAGAAGCTCGAGCCAAGGTAATCGCCGCTGAAGGTGAAATGAAGTCTGCGCGTGCTTTGAAAGAGGCTTCCGAAGTTATCTCCGAAAGTCCATCGGCGTTGCAG ttGCGGTATCTTCAAACACTCAACAGTATTTCGGCAGAGAAAAATTCTACAATTATTTTCCCATTGCCAATGGAACTTCTTTCGCCATTCCTGAACAAAGCTCAAAAGTAA
- the LOC119655368 gene encoding band 7 protein AGAP004871-like isoform X2, which produces MISEIMEFECHKTTSGRYECIIQTEDENMGCIEVLATLVSIIVMVITFPISIFICFKVVSEFERAVIFRMGRLRSGGARGPGVFFVLPCVDDYCKVDLRTVSFDVPPQEVLSKDSVTVSVDAVVYYRISDPLKAVIQVANYSHSTRLLAATTLRNVLGTRNLSELLTEREAISHTMQVSLDEATDPWGVKVERVEIKDVSLPTALQRAMAAEAEAAREARAKVIAAEGEMKSARALKEASEVISESPSALQLRYLQTLNSISAEKNSTIIFPLPMELLSPFLNKAQK; this is translated from the exons CCGAAGATGAGAACATGGGATGCATTGAGGTCCTTGCGACCCTGGTTTCAATTATAGTCATGGTCATTACTTTCCCAATTTCAATATTCATCTGCTTCAAAGTAGTATCGGAATTTGAACGAGCAGTCATATTTCGTATGGGACGCCTAAG GAGTGGCGGTGCACGAGGTCCCGGAGTATTCTTTGTCTTGCCTTGTGTCGACGACTACTGCAAAGTAGATTTACGAACAGTGTCTTTTGATGTCCCTCCACAAGAAGTCTTATCCAAGGACTCAGTTACAGTCTCTGTCGATGCAGTTGTCTATTATCGTATTAGTGATCCTTTGAAGGCGGTGATTCAAGTTGCTAATTATAGTCACTCTACTAGATTGTTAGCAGCGACCACTCTACGAAATGTTTTAGGTACAAGGAATCTGTCAGAGCTGCTTACTGAGAGGGAAGCGATCTCTCATACTATGCAAGTTTCACTAGATGAGGCAACAGATCCGTGGGGAGTGAAAGTTGAACGTGTTGAAAT AAAGGACGTGTCACTTCCAACTGCGCTTCAGCGTGCAATGGCTGCTGAAGCTGAAGCAGCTCGAGAAGCTCGAGCCAAGGTAATCGCCGCTGAAGGTGAAATGAAGTCTGCGCGTGCTTTGAAAGAGGCTTCCGAAGTTATCTCCGAAAGTCCATCGGCGTTGCAG ttGCGGTATCTTCAAACACTCAACAGTATTTCGGCAGAGAAAAATTCTACAATTATTTTCCCATTGCCAATGGAACTTCTTTCGCCATTCCTGAACAAAGCTCAAAAGTAA